The genomic window AACCCCGCGAGCGGGACGCGGCGCGGGCCGGGCGGCCCTGCGGCTTGCGGGCGGGCAGGCTCGCCGCGCGGTCCCGCCCCGCTGCCCGGAGAGGGTTGGCCATCGGTCAGGCGCTTCGGGTCTGGCGTCTGGTCGGGAATACGGACCGCCACCAGATGCACTGCCGACCCTGATGACCCGCGACCGCCCGGCCTTGCCTCCAGCCGCTGTACCCGCCCTTCGATCCGCACCAAGCGCCCTTCCATGACGGCGGCGCGGTGCTTCTCGAACACGCTAGGCCAGAACATGATG from Pedomonas mirosovicensis includes these protein-coding regions:
- a CDS encoding OB-fold nucleic acid binding domain-containing protein, with translation MELLRPRYAGLGIRTCASLQTAVDGVRASVIGVVLAHQRPENAGGVVFLTLEDETGTASIMFWPSVFEKHRAAVMEGRLVRIEGRVQRLEARPGGRGSSGSAVHLVAVRIPDQTPDPKRLTDGQPSPGSGAGPRGEPARPQAAGPPGPRRVPLAGFH